A portion of the Bacteroidota bacterium genome contains these proteins:
- a CDS encoding SAM-dependent methyltransferase translates to MSGKLYLIPNTLGEYNIDQVIPAHVKNIVNTLDYFVVENERTARRYLSRMGISKPIDQLFFTVLDEHSRNEEVESMLAPLFKNFDVGIISEAGVPAVADPGSALVNLAHKHQIQVIPLVGPSSIILSLMASGLNGQNFAFRGYLKIKKEERLKQIRMLEKCSQVEKQTQIFIETPYRNEQLFDDLVSNCQPETLLCIAADITLSTEFISTKAIKEWKKKKPDIKKRPAIFLLQRY, encoded by the coding sequence ATGTCCGGAAAGTTATATCTCATTCCAAACACCTTGGGGGAATACAATATAGATCAGGTAATTCCAGCTCATGTAAAAAATATAGTCAATACATTGGATTATTTTGTGGTGGAGAATGAACGTACTGCCCGCAGGTATCTCAGCCGAATGGGTATTTCCAAGCCCATCGACCAGCTCTTTTTTACTGTTTTGGATGAGCACAGCCGTAATGAAGAGGTGGAAAGCATGCTGGCCCCCTTATTCAAAAATTTTGATGTGGGAATTATCTCTGAAGCCGGCGTGCCTGCCGTTGCCGATCCGGGCAGTGCCTTGGTGAACCTTGCCCATAAACATCAGATACAGGTTATTCCGCTGGTTGGGCCTTCATCGATAATCCTTTCCTTGATGGCCTCGGGATTAAACGGGCAAAATTTTGCTTTCCGGGGATATCTGAAAATAAAAAAAGAAGAAAGGCTGAAGCAGATAAGAATGCTTGAGAAATGTTCGCAGGTTGAAAAACAAACCCAGATATTTATTGAAACTCCATACAGGAATGAACAACTGTTCGATGACCTCGTATCCAACTGCCAGCCGGAAACCCTGCTTTGTATAGCTGCCGATATCACTTTGTCTACAGAGTTCATTTCAACTAAAGCCATTAAAGAATGGAAAAAGAAAAAGCCGGACATTAAAAAACGCCCGGCCATCTTTCTTCTTCAACGATATTGA
- a CDS encoding FKBP-type peptidyl-prolyl cis-trans isomerase, which yields MNKKKYLLFSLLFSAFWGSLLFTGCNKDDSSEQKAKEKQLLQEYVSKNYPNATPQKDGLYFILDSAKTTLDAKPDSGDFVLVEFTGKVLSTGKTILTTDSAVAQQNGLYNSEIVYGNSKFQLSPYNFLYGVYEGIKLMKEGQTATLLIPSDLALGEYEYTNVPKYSTLIYTVHLVKIIHDPVAYERQQINNFLKSTPLTPADSTNSGLYYYKKVQSSGSVIKNGDVISVSYVGKYLDGRTFLCDTATNVKLTASTVLNSGFDEGLRCMKKGEESVFIVPYYLGFYGGTAPYALTYYVTIPAYTTLLYDVKVN from the coding sequence ATGAATAAGAAAAAGTATTTGTTATTTTCCCTTTTGTTTTCAGCTTTTTGGGGAAGTTTGTTGTTTACAGGATGTAATAAGGATGACTCAAGCGAACAAAAAGCAAAAGAAAAACAGTTACTTCAGGAATACGTCAGTAAGAATTATCCCAATGCAACACCCCAAAAGGATGGTTTATATTTTATTCTTGATTCTGCAAAAACCACTTTAGACGCTAAACCTGACAGTGGTGATTTTGTTCTCGTTGAATTTACAGGGAAAGTCCTTTCCACAGGAAAAACAATTCTAACTACAGACTCTGCAGTAGCCCAACAAAATGGACTTTATAATTCTGAAATTGTATATGGCAACTCGAAATTTCAGTTATCCCCATATAATTTTTTGTATGGCGTGTATGAAGGCATTAAGCTGATGAAAGAAGGTCAGACAGCAACATTACTCATCCCCTCTGATCTAGCCCTTGGGGAATATGAATATACGAATGTTCCCAAATATTCAACTTTAATTTATACAGTACATCTAGTAAAAATTATTCACGACCCGGTGGCCTACGAAAGACAACAAATAAACAACTTTTTGAAAAGTACTCCCCTTACACCAGCTGATTCCACAAACTCAGGTTTGTATTATTACAAGAAAGTACAGAGCTCAGGGTCTGTGATTAAAAACGGGGATGTCATATCCGTCAGTTATGTAGGTAAATACCTGGATGGCCGGACATTCTTGTGTGATACAGCTACCAATGTGAAATTAACTGCCAGTACCGTGCTGAATTCCGGTTTTGACGAAGGCCTCAGGTGCATGAAAAAAGGCGAAGAATCAGTATTTATTGTTCCTTATTACCTTGGGTTTTATGGAGGAACTGCACCTTATGCCCTTACCTACTATGTTACTATTCCTGCCTATACTACTTTATTGTACGATGTAAAAGTCAACTAA
- a CDS encoding FKBP-type peptidyl-prolyl cis-trans isomerase has product MKNLITLVFFILSSVMSCVRTPKYSGYSETPSGINFRLEKIGENTNKAVVGDYITINITYKTFNDSVFFNEHRKFKLLAPEYQGSIEECFLMLAQGDAATFIIDAGSFFHKTLHTDLPHFIKPGNKMKVNVEMLNIQTEKEYDQEKEAFMNWTEDLGQYEKVVLRQFMEEKKLNFKPTPSGLYFLKVNEGTGKKVEKGDTVVIDYEGKFLNGKFFDSTKMRHEALQFVYGQQWQVIKGLEEVIGMMRQGDKALCILPSELAFGKAGSSTGIIPPYTSLIFEVELKSVK; this is encoded by the coding sequence ATGAAAAACCTAATCACCCTGGTGTTCTTTATCCTGTCGTCGGTCATGTCCTGTGTCAGGACGCCAAAATATAGCGGCTATTCGGAAACCCCCTCAGGGATAAATTTCAGGCTGGAAAAAATAGGTGAAAACACCAACAAAGCAGTGGTTGGGGATTATATTACCATCAATATTACCTACAAAACCTTTAATGATTCCGTTTTTTTTAACGAACATAGAAAATTCAAGTTATTAGCACCCGAATATCAGGGTTCAATTGAAGAATGTTTCCTTATGCTTGCCCAGGGGGATGCGGCTACTTTTATTATTGATGCCGGTAGCTTTTTTCACAAAACCCTTCACACCGACCTACCTCATTTTATCAAACCCGGGAATAAAATGAAAGTAAACGTTGAAATGCTTAATATTCAGACCGAAAAAGAATATGATCAAGAAAAGGAAGCCTTTATGAATTGGACAGAAGATCTTGGCCAATACGAAAAAGTAGTTCTCAGACAGTTTATGGAGGAAAAGAAATTGAATTTCAAACCCACACCCAGTGGATTATATTTTCTAAAAGTGAATGAAGGAACGGGGAAAAAAGTTGAAAAAGGAGATACAGTAGTAATAGATTACGAAGGTAAATTTTTAAATGGTAAATTCTTTGATTCAACAAAAATGAGGCATGAGGCATTACAGTTTGTTTATGGGCAGCAGTGGCAGGTAATAAAAGGTTTGGAAGAAGTTATTGGAATGATGCGGCAGGGAGATAAAGCGCTTTGCATACTGCCCTCAGAACTGGCATTTGGAAAAGCGGGTTCCTCAACGGGTATTATTCCCCCTTACACTTCGTTAATTTTTGAAGTTGAACTTAAATCAGTAAAATAA
- a CDS encoding FKBP-type peptidyl-prolyl cis-trans isomerase, giving the protein MNFVKFGIAILLLSSVSSCKWEKQKKGIPELAKNGESLIRVNKFLVNKDEILIRNFVRRQQWDMKATKSGLWYQIYQKGKGKKAEPGKIAVYNYSISLLDGTVCYHSKIGYPAHFRIGQGGVESGLEEGILFLREGDKARLIMPPYMAHGLLGDENKIPPLSVIVYDIEIVKIVDE; this is encoded by the coding sequence TTGAATTTTGTTAAATTTGGAATTGCCATTTTATTATTAAGTTCGGTTTCATCCTGTAAATGGGAAAAACAGAAAAAAGGAATTCCTGAACTTGCCAAAAATGGGGAATCCCTTATACGTGTCAATAAATTTCTGGTCAACAAGGACGAAATTCTGATAAGGAATTTCGTCAGGCGCCAGCAGTGGGACATGAAGGCCACCAAATCGGGCTTGTGGTATCAGATCTACCAAAAAGGGAAAGGGAAAAAGGCCGAACCGGGTAAGATAGCAGTTTATAACTATTCCATTAGTCTGCTCGACGGAACAGTTTGCTATCATTCAAAAATAGGTTATCCTGCGCACTTCCGCATCGGACAGGGAGGTGTGGAAAGCGGGTTGGAAGAAGGTATTTTGTTTCTCAGAGAGGGTGACAAAGCCAGGCTGATCATGCCCCCCTATATGGCCCATGGGTTACTGGGTGATGAAAATAAAATTCCTCCTCTTTCCGTTATCGTTTACGATATCGAAATTGTCAAAATTGTGGATGAGTAG